The DNA window CGACCCGGCGGACGCGTCGCTGATGCGGCACCTGGGCCGTGCGGCGCTGGCGGCGGGGCGGACGGCGGATGCGGAGAAGGCGTTGCGGAAGGCCGTCTCGCTCGACCCGGAGTTCGTCGCGGCGCGCGTGGAGCTGGGGCGCCTGCTGCTGGACGGCGGGCGTGCGGCGGATGCGGTCGCGGAGAGCCGCGCCGCGCTGGACGTGCTGCCGACGTACGCCGACGCCGCGTATCTGCTCGCCTCCGCCCTGCGCGCCGCGAAGCAGCCGGCGGAGGCGCGGCTGGCGCTGGTCGACCTGCTCGCGGGCGACCCGTACCACTTCGAGGCGCTGGTCCTGCTCGGCCTAGTGCTGGGGGACGAGGGGCGGCGGGACGACGCGCGCCACGCCTTCGGCCGCGTGCTCAAGTTCGACGCCTCGCGGGCCGACGCGCTCTTCCACCTGGGCGTGGTCGCGGGCGAGGAGCGGCACTTCCGCGAGGCCATCTCGTTCTGGCGCCGCACGGTGGACGCGGCGCCCGAGGGGCCGTACGCCGCCCTGGCGCGAGACAACATCGCGACCGCGCTGGACCTGGCGCGCGTCTTCCAAACCGCGGGCACGTAGCCGATGGCCATCGAGGGACCGCTCCGCGAGCTGGCGCTCAGCGACGTCTTCCAGCTCCTGGACCTGTCGCGCAAGTCCGGCGTGCTCAGCATCACCAGCGAGGCCAAGGCCAAGCCCGCCCTGGTGCGCTTCGACCGCGGCGCGGTGGTGGCCGCCGAGCTCCCTGGCAGCACCGAGCGCATCGGCCACCTGCTGCTCCGCGCCGGCAAGGTGACGGAGGCGGACGTGGAGGGCGCGCGGCGGGTGCAG is part of the Longimicrobiaceae bacterium genome and encodes:
- a CDS encoding tetratricopeptide repeat protein; this translates as EVRRAALAGADPVEASLLTAQVYLRQGLDGEALERFDAALVRLEGAEWSPEAARAWSGRARALLRLHRPADAREAAETVRKHAPDDRENLQVLGEALLLQGEAVDAMRVFSHACALDPADASLMRHLGRAALAAGRTADAEKALRKAVSLDPEFVAARVELGRLLLDGGRAADAVAESRAALDVLPTYADAAYLLASALRAAKQPAEARLALVDLLAGDPYHFEALVLLGLVLGDEGRRDDARHAFGRVLKFDASRADALFHLGVVAGEERHFREAISFWRRTVDAAPEGPYAALARDNIATALDLARVFQTAGT